In Hemicordylus capensis ecotype Gifberg chromosome 4, rHemCap1.1.pri, whole genome shotgun sequence, the genomic window TCCGGACTGATTCTCTTCTGCTAATTGCCAGTATTATACTGTTACAGTTCTAGTTACCTCCAGTGCAGAATTATCCTTTATTTATGCCCCTGTGTGGGAGCTGGGGGGAAAGCATACAAAGTTAACATTCCAAGGATCTCACCCAGTCCACATGGAAAGCTGAAAAATTCCCATCAAATTCAATAAACTGAATCATGGACCATGTGGAAAAAGATGTGGATAGGCAACTAGATAACCTAACTAAACCTTTAAAGTTAATATAATGAATCCCTGAAACAGATTCCAAACATATAAAGCAACAAAGCTCTGCTTTGTTTAATCACATAAATGCTTTCAATTGTATTTCAGGGTTGCTGAACTCCAGGTATAGGGATCAAGCTAAGTGTTTGGCAGGATAGAGAATTCTAAATGCAAGGATCCCACACagtgtgtctgtttgtgtgtgtgtgtgtgtgtgtgcgcgcgcacaagaaagagagagagaaattatctaGCTACTATCTAAGATgaaaaaaggaagggaggaaaattGAAGTTAGGACTGCATTTTCTGAAGGGCTTCTGGTACTGTGACCACTGACATTTAGGAGACTGGAACTGCGTCAGTAACTAGAAAGCACAACAGAAAGTTGGAGAGCACATTAGGCAATCAGTCAACTGGAACAAAAGAGAACTACAATTTAGAAGCAGCAGTATAAAAAGCATGTAAAAACAGACCAAAGTCAGCAGGATCAGCATATGACTCTGAAAGGCACTTTTTTGTGTACTTCTGTtcttcaaaaatacacactcgtATTTAAAGCATTATTATACAAATGCACATTTGTTAAAATATGTCATTCTCTcttattaaaataaaacatttgcagTGCAACTCACCTGCACAGGTTAAAGAGTTATATTATTACTTATTAGTATGTTGCTGACTGATAACAGAATGTGTGTAAAAGCACAGGACCTTTGCAAGCAACCATTAAAGGCGAGGGGCATTTGGGGGTATTGAGAGGAACTACAAGGCATGCTGTATATGAAAGTCCAGACCTCCCCCAGAACAACCTCCAAGGAAGCAAAGAACACATATGTTTTACAGCCACAGAATGCTCAAAGGGTCCAAAAGGAGATTCTCTTCCTCTTGTTGATGAACAGGGCACAGCCAATAACACTGgatgtttggaggggaggaggttgagagaaagagagtaacaaaaaataaaaggggggggggggtaaacatGAAAGCAACAAAAAATACTATACCAAACAAAGAAAAGCATTTTGACAAGACCCTTCCAGACCTATATTTCACCTTACTGTAGCCCATCAATGCCCTTTTCTATCCCCTCTTCACCAATATAATGCATGAAATTTCAGATACGAAATTTTGTTGCAGATTCCTCATTACAATATTATAGCTCACTGCACAAGAGTTACAGTATTTCCCAAAGAACAATACACGTAtaccagtcagtcagtctttattgttacggtcaccgACCAGAACATACATGTATACCATTTAGTGTGCCCCGTTAGCTAGCTTGTAAATACTTGGCACTGAAAACCTCCACATGTATTAAACATAAGCAGAGAGTAGAGACTTCCAAGATTTAATAAAACCCCAGGACAGAAAAGGTAATGTAATCATCTTATTTTGTTTCTTGtgtactagctgaacccacacagagcatctgtgcagtagtttacttactttggggggtttagttgggagaattcatTTGGCTGGCCCTTCCTTTTTAGCTGTGCATTGCACCGTgttcccatctccccccccccacagctctcttgctcgctctgtctccccccaccgcccacagctctctcgctcgctctgtccagcggtagtttagttactTTTTGGACTTTTGTTGTGAGAATTTAGTTGATTGTTCAGTTGTTTCTGAGTTGTTGTTGTatgggtggtgggtttttttggggggggggactgccagCAGCTGGACTACaccgtctttttttttttttttttgaaggagtGACTGGgagtggtttgttgttgttgttttttaagtattgtgtggtttttttgttttttaggtgTGGAGTGTGACAGAGTGGCTGTCGGGGAGGCAGGCCAGGAAAAATGTCAGGAAGAAGGTTAAGGGCCCTCACACggccctcctcaccaccacctgcCACCCGCAAAGCAGGTAACTGGCCCCAGCCACCCCCTCatacctgctcctgctgccccaagGTTGTTGGCTGATTCCTGCCTGCCGTTCCCTGCGTCCCGCCCCAGCCGCTCCCTCGTTCCTGCTCCTGccgcctttctttctctcttccctgaaTATGCCAGCCGCCCTCTGTTtgccaccttccttccttcctcagtttGCCATTCCACCCCAGCTGCCCCCTCGCACCTTCTCCTGCCACCTTTCCTTCCCTGTTTTCTTCCCTCTGAatccttcccttcttcctctgtctctgttcCCCAGTCCTCTGTCCTGTTTGCCGTTCCCAAGTCCTGCCAACCTCCCTTGCTGcggctccctccccaggcaatggttcCTGGCATCCGCATGGCTCCGGATGTAGTCCTCAACTCGGCCATCCGTAagtgaattatatagatagataagaggCCACTGAATCTGTTTCTTATCTCCTCTACCATATAATCTCCACCTAAAATTCTACATTCTTAAGAAACAGAAGAAACCAAGATGTACCATTTTCTCAAGCCCTAGGCACATGCTACATTTTACACTGTACAATCTGTGTTCAGGGTACATATGTACAGTTATTCTTATGTTATATTCAATGCAGGTGTAGCACATATAGTAGAATACTTCTTGTccctaccctgcatttgagagggcttGTAcccaagttcattttaaaaaatgaacacacaTGCAATTATTTACACAAAAACACATTCATGTGTAGAGAACATGTACAGTACAAAattatgtctgaagagggcttcaaaGGTCCTTGAATGTCAGGGCTTATTTTGGAGGGCTATACTTATGTGGAGAACTTTTGCAAGACATGTTCAGTTCTATATCAGGTGGAAGCAGGTGAATGCAAAGGTAACTGAGGCATTCTGTTGGCAAGACAGATTTTACAGATTGACCAGAAATTTGGTATGGTTGactcttaaaaagaaaattaagaaaggggttggaattttcttttttaaataattattataaCTGTAGGAGAAAATACAAATCCAGGGAGCTTTTGAAAAATCCTAAGACATGCAGTGAAACACAGCCCCGCAAACAAGTCATCAAATTACAGTCTAATGATTAGAAAATGTTCCAGTATAACTGATTTCTGCACATCTTTCTCCTATGTATGTGATAATTGTCTCTGGATACTACCATTCACTTTTACCTGCAGAAAGGACCTGAGCTAAGAATCAAAATTACAGCAGAGCTGACCTCAAGCCAGGTCCCTGTTCCTCTGACCATCTTTCTttataaaaacagaaatatgacATTTACACAGATGCATTtgagccaaactacatgtgacattTAAAGCTTTATCAACTTGGTAGGCTTTGTTTTTTCCCTTTAGTCAATAGCAGCCAGATCAGAAGTAGTATGGTGGGGGTGTAGGGAGCTTTAATTTTACCTCACCACAGCCTCAATCTGTGGTGTCTCCCAATCCAGCTGCTACTTACCTCAGAAAAAGGTGCACATTCTTCACAGGGTTTGTATACAACTACAGGGCTTGATACCATCAGTGAGATGACACAATCTCTACTAAACTAGCCCTTGGAAAATGTTTCAGTTTCACTCCATAATCTTGAACATCAGTGCATGGATCCCACGATCCTTTTGCTGAAACAGTGTATTTATGTAACTACAGAACAACTTGGGAATATTGTTAAGAATTAGAAAATCACTTTGCTTGAAGCTAACACACACACCTTGGGATATAGTTTTAAAATTCACTGTCTAAAACCAATTCCCATCATACTAAATATTACTTAGCAAGCAGGTGAAGTAGAGCACTGCGAACTGCTAAGGCTGATAATCTAAacatccctccctccaaaagaggAACAGATAGAATAAATACAGACCACTACAGCACACATATGCATTAGGGctattgtgattttttaaatagtttaattGTTTCCCTTCTCTTGGGACTTAATCCTATGAATCAGCACTCTGCCTCTGCAGCACACAGGGCTTGTCATCAAATTCTAGTGCCAGCAGGAGGCCACCACCACCTTTGGCTCAAATTACTTCTCTTTTGGCCCTGATAGGGCTGAACTGTGGCATACAAAAACATCAGGGAGCATGAAGAGGATATGATCTCTTCCCACCTATTGAAGCAGTGTTAACATCAACTCCACATGCCTGAGCAGATGTCTGGGCCAGGTCTCCTATGTTCAACAGTGCGGTAGCCATTCACATTCAGTCTTGTATGCttcacacacatatacagaaagaggaggagaaacatGTATGAAGGCATGGGATTTGGGGCTGGTTCCCACATGCAGATTCACAAATTGATTTGTGAATGGACCATCACAGATAGAACTTACGTATCAGCtcaaacacaatgcttttcagcTGAGTCAACgcacacaatcagctccacatgAGCAATCTGGCGATACATGAAAATCAGAACTGGATCAGTTATTTCTCTAACATGTTCATGCTGGGTCATCCAGTTTCCAAAGAGTTTTGCCAGCTGTCAGAAGATATAGGTAACCACCAATGACATGCACAACCACTTGTGCACACACAGACCTGTTCTTCTCAAACACTAgtcctctgcccccgcccccatgccATGAACAAGAACTTGGGTGCTGCCTAAAATAGCTCTTGGAAGTGTGGAGAGCTGgagaggtccaaaacaacaaggTGGGAAGACATATCTACACTGCAACCTCTCTCCCCCCAGGGtatcttgggaactgtagttctgtgacaGCAACTAGAGATTTCTAATAAAGAAATCCCAACGTCTTTAGCAAATTGCAACACTCAGGATTCTTTTGATAATGCTGTTATAACCCTGATACAAGTTTATAGTGTTAATACACACCAAGAATATCCCAAAATTCTGTCAAGTATAACATTTATCCAGTGATGACAATGTATTATGATTCATGTACTTTATACAAAACATAGATTGGTATTATACATTGTTTTAGGAATCTTTACCTACCTCAAAACATTTAGCCACATACTGAGCTACAAAGAGTCACTCTGAGCATGGCTGCCTTGCAATACTCTTGCAGCATCTTCTCCACACTTGACTTGGAGAAGACTGTGTTTTCCAAACAAGTACAGCTTTTGCCCAAAGATAATCACCTTCTTTATTTCCCAAAGCCCAGATTCCTAAGTCATAAATGAATGGTCTGCTTTCATCACATGAAAAGTGATGAAAAGTCACTCTCCAGTGAGGGAAAAACATGGTAGACTTTGGACATTAAAATCAAATTAGCCTATTAGAAAATATATATTGAATGCAATAAAACCTACATATTAATGCTTTGTAAAGATAATCTCATCCACATTAAGTTTCTACAGGGACCATCTCCTGCATGCAAGTCATTTGTGTTTTCATGTGCTACCCCACCAGATAGAAAGTAACAAGATACCATTTTCTACAGTGAATAGCTGCTCATTTTGGGTTGAAGGAAGAATCAGGAGAAGAAGCTCTCTGGAAGAAAAACTCTTCCCTAAAAACTAGAATTCAGGCATGCAGAATATAGCAATTCTGGAAAGCTTTCATTTAGAGGTAGCGCCTTATTCCATTTATGAGGTGTTTGGTCCTCCCCTGTTTTTCTCTACCAGCACCAAATGCAGTCTATGGGACTATGCTTTGGGATGTGTGAACACTTTTCATGCCACTCATTTTGCACAATATAGTGACATCAGTATAGCCCTatacacatgttatgttcagcacttatacaatgagtgtacaatgtacacaggtagaAATATGTACGTGTTGAACACAATTCACATCTGTATCTTGAATTTCAAGAGGCTGtcgccaggttcacttttaaaattagcaCAGGTACTGCACATTCATACACAAGGAATGTTAAGGAAACAGGGTtgtagtatatttttaaaaaaatattgtagtCAACAAAACGTTTTCTTAAGGATGAGAAAAAAaccctaactggccctatccacccccagcacagtacctctggtgactgttgctggtatctatcttatgtctatcttctttttagattgtgagccctttggggacagggatccatcttatttatttattatttctctgtgtaaaccgccctgagtcgtTTTTgggaggcggtataaaaattgaatgaatgaatgaatcaatcaatcaatcatgaataaaccagggctgcacaaactTAAATAGGAGAAGATTATTTGCTATCTTACTGCAATGTTGTACTTAATACATTTCAGTCCTAGAACAAACTCTGAATACAGAGCAGAACTACAatccattttaaaatgtgaaaaaggCAACCATTGTTAGTAGCTCTTATTGTTCATGGCACTGAGTGATGAAGGTTCTGGCTCCTTACAATCCTGATTCCAAATGTCTGTACTACCAGCATAAATATCTGCCTGCaaatccatttaaaaatctttgcaGCATGTTCATCATATTCTAGATTGTTTTGGAGCAACTGTCCATCTGCCCTCTTCTGCTAGAGGACTAAGACTTAGGATCAGGCAGTTAGTATTGTAATATTCTACAGCCTGTAACAACCAGAGAAGCAAATATAATTATCAGCAATAGTTCCAAAAGCAGATGTCATGCTGGTCCAAACTAAAATTGCTAGGATCAAAAATGGTTCTGGTTATGCTTTTTATTGAGCCAGATGTTTTGGTAAAGGTAGGATTGATATGAGCAATAATAAAGTTTGCTAGTCTATAGACATAGTTGGCCCAATAAAAGATGGCACTGGGACAATGTTAGAGCCTATcctgttttaaagggatgtaacaaaacaaaaaaagtaatTAATGGAATATATTTGTAGAGCTTATATATTTGTCTCTCAATAACAGAAATAGAATGGCTCTTCTTAAGGAGACTAGCATTTTATGAAGGTGGCTCATTGAACAAGTAGACCCACCTTTTGATTGCATTCTTTAAAGTCATCCCCTTCTTCCCGGTTATCTCTAGTTCTACTTTGCCTACAGAGAACCAACTTCATTGTTGTTTAAATAGAGCAAATCCAAATTCACCAGCTGGAAATTGCTCATTTTAAATAATGAAACAAGAAAATGAGACTTTGGAGGCAGGATGTGCAGAAAGATACTTGCTCAATATAGAAAAAGGTCAAATTACATTGTTgaaaattgcgggggggggggagaacgggACATTCTCTCCTTACAGTAGAATTAATCCTCTTTCCTGAACATGAAAAACTTTCCCTGCCATCACTGACTTCTGTATGCATAACTCAGCTTTTCTTAGAAATACACTAGATCACAAGTCTTCATGCACTTTCCAAGAACTAGTCACAGAACATTCCCCTGCAGATATCCTAAAAGGATATATTATTCTTACTTGCCTTCCACATAACTCTAGAGCATTTTTAAATGAGATACTTAAAACCTAGaaattaaaaacttgtttttgttaACTTTACTGCTGCAAACATGGTATGCATAGTCACTCCAAACTGTGTCTTGATCTTGTAAAAACTTTACCCAGTCAACCAATGCAGATTTCATTCACCTGCTTAACATAGGTATACATGGCAAAGACAAGACTCCTTAGTTATCCAAATGGTGTAGGGGCATCCCAAGCATATAAACTATTTCAGAAAAAATGGAAGTGTTATGGAGCATACCTATAAGGGTTATGGCAGACATAAACATGCACACAAATTTTTGCACACAGACATTGGAAATAAACAAGTTTCAGATAATGATTGTTCCATCATGTTATACAGTCATAATCCACTTTCAGTAGCATTTTTCCTTTGCTTCTTCAGGCTTGTTCAAGAAATAGGCCACACATGACGTGAATTAGCTGCTGCATCATTAGTTTTCCTCTCTCATGCTTTAACTGTGACCTCATTTTACCAGCAAGTTTCACACAACCTATTAATGACATCAGTGATTAAAGCTTGATTGAAACAAGATGGGGAAATCTTACTGTAACTTGAGAGAACACAGCTCAAACACAGCCTTCCGTCAACCAAAGGGATCTGCGGTAACATCACCACTGAAACACCTTCACGTCTACCTTGATACAACAACTGACATTAGTTCAAAGGGCTCAGAAACTGGCACAAGGATTAAGCTGTGTGGCTCATCTTCTACAGGACTTGAGGCAGATGTGAAATTATTGTGTCTGCTGTAAGACGTCAACAGTATAAGAGAAGCAACCTTACTAGCTGCCATCTATGGGAACACATTTTTACTAGAATACACATATTAGCTAAAATAAGCATGCACAGAATAAGTGAAGGGCAATGAACTATACTAATGGcagccacagtgtgtgtgtgtggagggataGTGATGCAAGCCACACTTGATCCCATTTCAAATAGATCAGTAAGTGTAATGTTGAAATTGTTCACATTAATATttgtaaaaagaaatatatacagATAAAACAACTGGCCACATACCCAGCCTCCATTGTCCTGGATCCAGTTGTGCAGGTGCCTGTTCAGGTACTCGGTCATCCACACAGCAATATTGTCCACAAGGGGTGACATCTCCCGACTGACACTTTCCACACACATCAGGCCACCAAATTCAAAGAATGCAACAATCCTCCCCCAATTTATCCCATCTCGGAATAGCTCCTCCACTACTGCCAGAAAACGATCTCTGGCAGTAAACGGGGTCAAGTGCAGCTGGCTAGACATTTGAGTAAAGTCCCGTTGATAACGCCGTGAAAACTCATCACCAGCTTGGCATAAAGTCGAGTGGACAACCTGTGGCACAGGGTTGAGTCCATCATCAGGGGCAATGTTACTAACAGCAGCTATGCCAGGCAGTTCAGAAGGCAGAGATGACAGCCCAGCTAGGGCAGGGAAGGTCCCACCAGCAGGAAGATTTGCTCTGTCACCACTGGCAACCCAGTCATATCCTTTCTGTGACAGCTTGTAATGGATGTACCTCAGCACTATCTCCCTGTTATCGTAACCTCTTATTCCAGGATGAGCCATCCTTTCGAACAAGGAATAGGGAGAATGAGAAAAAGGCAGTGCAGAAGCAGATGAGAtgtccccccacccaaaaaacaaaGCAGCCAGTAATAATGAGTGCCAGTATTTATATATAATCCAGTTGTTTTATTCTATGCAGTTCCATTGGTTGAGGTGTGGGGGAGTCCTCGGGGTCTCAAAGGTATTTCCGTCTTCCCAGTGTTTCCTTCTCAGTTTGCGACACACGGTGGAAACAGGGTTTAAAATGCAGCAAATATTGTATTCCAAGATGCACATGTAATATTATAAAATTTATTTtcagcaaccttccctcctctgtgTGGAAATACATCTAAAATAAGAAAATCAGATACTTATTCAAAATCAGGTGCATTTTTTCTCCTGCATGCTGTACTAGGATATGaatgaagaagctgctgctatgCACACATTCCAAAACCCCATGACATTCAATATGATTTACTAAGCAGAGCAACCTCCAGTGCAAATCCATGCAAAGCAGGttcagcaaaaaaacaaaaacaaaaaacaccacaaaaacagttttcttttaaaaataaataaataaaagttacaCAGAATAAATTTCCTCTGGAAAAATACTTACTTGAATTAAAAATTTGCTTTTGTCAAATTTCCTTAAAGGAAAAACCAATCATCACAGTTCTTCTGAAAGATTAAATGCTGGTTTCTTTGACGATTCCAAAAAAGAGGGAAATGTTAAGGTCTCCAGGCATTGTGGAATTACTGATTTCCAAAAACACTTCCTGAACTCCTGTTTGAATGACACTTCCAAAGATATGTCAGAAGAACTCAGAAATCTTGCCTCTGAACTTCAGGAAAGAGAAAAACTCAAAAGAGAGAGGGACGGAGGGAAAAAAATTTCTGAAAAGCATTAGAGAAATAACATATTTGAATCCAGGCTCTTGAATTAGTGCTATGCTTCAGTGCAATCTATTTCAAAATGCATGTAGTTTCATTCAGACACTGCTCTTGAGTTCAGTGTTTCTCACATCTATAGAAAAAAATCTGGAATTAATCCCCaccaccaaaaacaacaacaacacaagaatCTCCAGTGAGAAAACAGTtcaccaaaaaagaaagaaagaaaacaaggcagctttgtattataaaaagaaggaagaaatcCCACAAGGGAACCGAAAGGGAAAATGGGGCGTGACCGAAGTCTTAATTGATCctatccacccccccacccaccctccccactgcccttgCTACCCCGGGTAGCCCTGCGAAGCTTCCCAGTCACGAGGCACCTCCTCCTTCGCCAGCAAGGGCTGCAGATTGGGTCTGCTGCGTCCGGCTGCCGCTGCTGTTGGGGAGGTCCCGCGGGCAGGGGAAGCACATTCAATGCAGCGGCAGAAGGGgaggagacagggggtgggggtgctccaACACTGCAGGCTCCGCAAATGGGGCAGCTTTGCTCTAGCCCCACCTCATCGTTCATtcaagaaaaggggggaaagagagcgaggaggagggagggaaagaacccCTTCTCTCTGTTGCAGTGGTAGTTACGGCAGCAGGCGCTGCTTCCATGGCGGCTTGATGCAGCCCCTTTAGATTTGTGTACTGCTCGCATCTACTTGTCCTCGGCGAGGTTTTCAGACGAAGAGTGGGTGGTCCACGGCGGGGGGATTGAGCTTCGGGAAGGGGCTGCAAGCCGGCTCCTTGCCTGGCTGCTTTCCCTTCATTTCTTTtgcgcggggtgggtgggtgattaTTTTGGCTAATCTCTTTTGAGTTATTCTTGACTCTTTCATTGTCAGACCCTCCAAGAGCCCTTTTATATAGGTCACTTTTGATTTCCAAAACGCGTTTCCTTCCCTCCGGCCTCGCAACTGCCCTCTGGGATGTCAAAGCCGCAGATCACAGAGAGGAAACTGAGGCGGGGAAAAGAAGAGCCGGTTACTTGTCCAGGAGGAGACCACCCAGTGAGTTCACCAAGCTTGAGGTGGAAGGCAAGCCTCATTTCAGCTCTGTAGCCGCTGGACCCCCACCCTGGTCAGAAGTAAAGTTGGGGAACTAAGAACGGCCACAGCTTTCCCCTCACAGAGCTGGGGCTTTCCCTCTCGTGAAATGAGAATGACCACGGCGGGGGCGGGGTGCTATGGGATTTCTCCATGCTAGCTAGCTTGGTTTGGGGGAACTTGTGTGCGGCGGCCGCACAAAAATATGACTTCCTACACAGTCAAAGCTGGAAGTTTTGCAGACGTCTGCACCAGGAGCTGGTCTAgttgaaacattttttttttttaatcgcctTGACTGCTAAGGCATGCAACTATTCTGCGAGATTAGCCCCTTTTcaaaagggagagggggaaagtgcaACCGTTTCTTACAAGCTCATCCCCATTCAGCCCCGTCCCCCATGCAGAGGGGAGGCTTTCATGTCATCTGAAGCCGCGTGTTCGACGGTAAAATGATTCCCATTGTGGGGACTGCCCCATGTTCTTCTGGCGGTTCTTCCGCCGATATTAATAGAGTGCCCCCTGGCTTGCAGGGTGGGTGGAGAGCTTCCCCACTCTGAAGAGAATTCATTCCCGCCTCCTCTCCGAGACGCCACCCTCGCTACCTCCCTTTCTATCTGAAcccatcagagcagcaggagaagggctCTGGAGGAGCGTGCcgggagagagaatgagaggcTACAGCAGCGCGGTGCCGTCCTCTTCCTCATCCGGCGGCCAGGGAAACTGAGCGGGAGCCGGCTGGTCTTTCTTCGGCCCGctcctttttctttaaaagagTTTCTGCCCGCTTGTGGGGCTGACATTTTCACTGTAGCAGTGTTCGACCTGTATATAGTAAACGGCTCAGCTGTATAAcaatagttatttttaaaaacataaagggAGGGGATGATGGAGAATAAGGAGACGAAATACTGTCTGGTTGAAATAATgtgcttcaccaccaccaccacccgcaaaaacaacaacaacccactatAAACTGGGTCTCCATACTTTCCAACCAATATTTAATTCTGTGTTGAGAGGTAGCAGAGCTCAAGCCTGCCAAAGACCATGATCTCCATCAACATACTGTCATCTGTTCCATCTTCATTCCACAGCAAGTGGGGGCTGCCTTCCCCATACGTATGGGGTCTCTTCTTGCCATGCGGGAAAATAAAGTGGGATTGAGATGATAGAATTACTACTAGTTCATTCATTGAATCCctagttttaaaaatacatcaatACTCTCTGCAGGTTGGGAATTAGTGCAGCACACAATAGGATGGATGAAACTTTTTCTTCCtaagtgctttttttaaaaacttgcaaaAGCTGCAGGAAGTTATTGTCTAAACCTGAAGCCAGGTTTAAACTTGCCAGTTCAGCATTCTCTTTATAAAGTTGGTTGCAATTCCTTAACACTGAGAAGTCAGAATAGATTCAGGACAGGTGCATGCATGCAATGTTTCTGACAAGTCTGTTCATTGATCTAGGGCCTATatatttcttatttacatttctatactgccctttgttCTGAGACCCCAGGGTGGTGAACAATAATAAGATTTAGTAAAgcatcttaaaaataaaatagatgaaGCTACAACTACTGAAGGGAAATCAGAGGGCTACTCATTGGCCAAAAAGGTAGTATTCAGTCTTCTCCAAAAGATCAGGCCAAAGGGAGCCATGTGGTCCTTAAATGAGAGAAAGATTCACAACCTGAGGTCAATCATCAAGTAGGCGCCCGTCCCATGTACTAGACCAAAAGGCTTCAGCTGATGattcaggtgggtagattcagctgggactCTTAAAATCCTTAAAATACCTGAGGCCCAAGGTAAGACCCTTTAAGGTAATATTTAGAATGCCTTCAGTTAATTATACAGTCTAGTCCATAATGTACATATTCAGGGCATAATTGTCAGCTCAACAACATCATCAGTCTTCAGTAGTGGAGGAGAGAAGGAACATGCAGAATATATCTCACCTGAACACTGATATCAGTTAACAAAAATTGGTGTGCA contains:
- the BCL2 gene encoding apoptosis regulator Bcl-2 isoform X1; translated protein: MAHPGIRGYDNREIVLRYIHYKLSQKGYDWVASGDRANLPAGGTFPALAGLSSLPSELPGIAAVSNIAPDDGLNPVPQVVHSTLCQAGDEFSRRYQRDFTQMSSQLHLTPFTARDRFLAVVEELFRDGINWGRIVAFFEFGGLMCVESVSREMSPLVDNIAVWMTEYLNRHLHNWIQDNGGWDAFVELYSNNMRPLFDFSWLPLKTILSLAVVGACITLGAYLGHK
- the BCL2 gene encoding apoptosis regulator Bcl-2 isoform X2, with translation MAHPGIRGYDNREIVLRYIHYKLSQKGYDWVASGDRANLPAGGTFPALAGLSSLPSELPGIAAVSNIAPDDGLNPVPQVVHSTLCQAGDEFSRRYQRDFTQMSSQLHLTPFTARDRFLAVVEELFRDGINWGRIVAFFEFGGLMCVESVSREMSPLVDNIAVWMTEYLNRHLHNWIQDNGGWVV